A single region of the Populus nigra chromosome 2, ddPopNigr1.1, whole genome shotgun sequence genome encodes:
- the LOC133683125 gene encoding uncharacterized protein LOC133683125 translates to MGNWFARIYQAVLSVDQDSEDDKSNLITPSSSSLRIKVRMTTTQLKELMTQADLSEGNSELGSMILQECLDGRFRARVVVGDEGSVSSEYAKNLYTIKEE, encoded by the coding sequence ATGGGGAATTGGTTTGCGAGGATTTACCAGGCGGTGCTCTCAGTTGACCAAGACAGCGAGGATGATAAAAGCAACCTCATTACCCCATCATCAAGCAGCTTAAGAATCAAGGTCCGTATGACAACAACGCAACTAAAGGAGTTGATGACACAAGCGGATTTGAGCGAAGGCAACTCGGAGCTTGGTAGCATGATCCTCCAAGAATGCTTAGATGGCAGGTTTCGTGCTCGTGTTGTCGTTGGAGATGAAGGTTCGGTCTCATCCGAATATGCAAAGAATTTATATACTATCAAGGAAGAGTAA